One window from the genome of Hippopotamus amphibius kiboko isolate mHipAmp2 chromosome 13, mHipAmp2.hap2, whole genome shotgun sequence encodes:
- the APEH gene encoding acylamino-acid-releasing enzyme isoform X2 has product MKAVLRKAGGTGAGEEKQFLEVWEKNRKLKSFNLSALEKHGLVYEDDCFGCLSWSHSETHLLYVAEKKRPKAESFFQTKALDVSGSDDEMARPKKPDQAIKGDQFLFYEDWGENLVSKSTPVLCVLDVESGNISVLEGVPESVSPGQAFWAPGDTGVVFVGWWHEPFRLGIRFCTNRRSALYYVDLIGGKCELLSDDSLAVSSPRLSPDQCRIVYLRFPSLVPHQQCGQLCLYDWYTRVTSVVVDVVPRQLGENFSGIYCSLLPLGCWSADSQRVVFDSPQRSRQDVFAVDTQMHSVTSLTAGGSGGSWKLLTIDRDLMVAQFSTPSLPPCLKVGFLPPAGKEQEVSWVSLEEGELIPDISWSIRVLQPPPEQEHVQYAGLDFEAILLQPSDPPDKTQVPMVVMPHGGPHSSFVTAWMLLPAMLCKMGFAVLLVNYRGSTGFGQDSILSLPGNVGHQDVKDVQFAVEQVLQEEHFDAGRVALMGGSHGGFVSCHLIGQYPETYGACVVRNPVINIASMMGSTDIPDWCVVEAGFPYRSDCLPDLNVWVEMLNKSPIKYTPQVKTPVLLMLGQEDRRVPFKQGIEYYRALKARNVPVRLLLYPKSTHALSEVEVESDSFMNAVLWLCTHLGS; this is encoded by the exons ATGAAAGCCGTGTTGCGCAAGGCTGGAGGCACGGGCGCTGGGGAGGAGAAGCAGTTTTTGGAG GTCTGGGAGAAGAACCGGAAGCTCAAGAGCTTCAACCTGTCAGCGCTGGAGAAACATGGGCTGGTTTACGAGGATG ACTGCTTTGGCTGCCTGTCCTGGTCGCACTCGGAGACACATTTATTATATGTAGCAGAGAAGAAGCGCCCCAAGGCTGAGTCCTTCTTTCAGACCAAAGCCTTGGACGTCAGTGGCAGTGATGACGAGATGGCCAGGCCGAAGAAGCCAGACCAGGCCATTAAG GGggatcagtttttattttacgAAGATTGGGGAGAAAACTTGGTTTCCAAAAGCACTCCTGTACTCTGTGTGCTGGATGTCGAGAGCGGCAACATCTCTGTGCTTGAGGGCGTCCCTGAGAGTGTGTCCCCTGGACAG GCGTTCTGGGCCCCTGGAGACACGGGGGTTGTGTTCGTGGGCTGGTGGCATGAGCCCTTCCGGCTGGGCATCCGCTTCTGCACCAATCGAAG GTCAGCGCTGTACTATGTGGACCTCATCGGGGGGAAGTGTG AGCTCCTCTCGGATGACTCTCTGGCTGTCTCTTCTCCCCGGCTGAGCCCAGACCAATGTCGCATCGTCTACCTGAGGTTCCCATCTCTGGTCCCCCATCAGCAGTGTGGCCAGTTGTGCCTg TATGACTGGTATACCAGGGTCACCTCAGTGGTGGTGGATGTCGTGCCTCGACAGCTGGGAG AGAACTTCTCTGGGATCTACTGCAGCCTTCTGCCTCTGGGATGCTGGTCAGCTGACAGCCAGAGAGTGGTTTTTGACTCACCTCAACGCAGCCGGCAG GATGTGTTTGCTGTGGACACCCAGATGCACAGTGTGACCTCTCTGACGGCTG GGGGGTCAGGTGGAAGCTGGAAGCTGCTGACAATTGACCGGGATCTCATGGTGGCACAGTTCTCCACGCCCAGCCTACCCCCATGCCTG AAAGTTGGGTTCCTGCCTCCTGCGGGGAAGGAGCAGGAGGTATCGTGGGTGTCCCTGGAGGAGGGCGAGCTCATTCCTGACATCTCCTGGAGCATCCGGGTACTACAGCCACCCCCAGAGCAAGAGCATGTGCAGTATG CTGGCCTTGACTTTGAAGCAATCCTTCTGCAGCCCAGCGACCCTCCAGATAAGACCCAGGTGCCCATGGTCGTCATGCCCCATG GGGGACCCCATTCATCCTTTGTCACTGCGTGGATGCTGCTCCCAGCCATGCTTTGCAAGATGGGCTTTGCAGTACTGCTTG TGAACTATCGCGGCTCTACGGGCTTTGGCCAGGAcagcatcctctccctccccggCAATGTGGGCCACCAGGATGTGAAGGACGTCCAG TTCGCAGTAGAGCAGGTGCTCCAGGAGGAACACTTTGACGCAGGCCGTGTGGCCCTAATGGGTGGTTCCCATGGTGGCTTCGTGTCCTGCCACCTGATTGGTCAGTACCCAGAGACCTACGGTGCCTGCGTGGTGCGGAACCCTGTGATCAACATTGCCTCCATGATGGGCTCCACTGACATCCCTGACTG GTGCGTGGTAGAGGCTGGCTTCCCCTATCGCAGCGACTGCCTGCCAGACCTCAACGTGTGGGTTGAGATGCTAAACAAGTCGCCCATCAAGTACACCCCTCAG GTGAAGACACCAGTGTTACTGATGCTAGGCCAGGAGGACCGGCGTGTGCCCTTCAAGCAGGGCATAGAGTATTACCGTGCCCTCAAGGCCCGGAACGTGCCTGTTCG GCTCCTGCTCTATCCCAAGAGCACCCATGCACTATCAGAGGTGGAGGTGGAATCAGACAGCTTCATGAATGCTGTACTCTGGCTGTGCACACACCTGGGCAGCTGA
- the APEH gene encoding acylamino-acid-releasing enzyme isoform X1 yields MERQVLLSEPEEAAALYRGLSRQPALSAACLGPEVTTQYGGRYRTVHTEWTQRDLERMENIRFCRQYLVFHDGDSVVFAGPAGNSVETRGELLSKESPSGTMKAVLRKAGGTGAGEEKQFLEVWEKNRKLKSFNLSALEKHGLVYEDDCFGCLSWSHSETHLLYVAEKKRPKAESFFQTKALDVSGSDDEMARPKKPDQAIKGDQFLFYEDWGENLVSKSTPVLCVLDVESGNISVLEGVPESVSPGQAFWAPGDTGVVFVGWWHEPFRLGIRFCTNRRSALYYVDLIGGKCELLSDDSLAVSSPRLSPDQCRIVYLRFPSLVPHQQCGQLCLYDWYTRVTSVVVDVVPRQLGENFSGIYCSLLPLGCWSADSQRVVFDSPQRSRQDVFAVDTQMHSVTSLTAGGSGGSWKLLTIDRDLMVAQFSTPSLPPCLKVGFLPPAGKEQEVSWVSLEEGELIPDISWSIRVLQPPPEQEHVQYAGLDFEAILLQPSDPPDKTQVPMVVMPHGGPHSSFVTAWMLLPAMLCKMGFAVLLVNYRGSTGFGQDSILSLPGNVGHQDVKDVQFAVEQVLQEEHFDAGRVALMGGSHGGFVSCHLIGQYPETYGACVVRNPVINIASMMGSTDIPDWCVVEAGFPYRSDCLPDLNVWVEMLNKSPIKYTPQVKTPVLLMLGQEDRRVPFKQGIEYYRALKARNVPVRLLLYPKSTHALSEVEVESDSFMNAVLWLCTHLGS; encoded by the exons ATGGAGCGGCAG GTGCTGCTGAGCGAGCCCGAAGAGGCGGCGGCGCTGTACCGGGGCCTTAGCCGCCAGCCCGCGCTGAGCGCCGCCTGCCTGGGCCCGGAGGTCACCACGCAGTACGGGGGTCGCTACCGGACGGTGCACACTG AGTGGACCCAGAGGGACCTGGAACGCATGGAGAACATCCGATTCTGCCGCCAGTACCTGGTGTTCCATGATGGGGACTCAGTGGTGTTTGCAGGGCCTGCGGGCAACAGTGTGGAGACCCGGGGGGA GCTGCTGAGCAAAGAATCTCCTTCAGGCACCATGAAAGCCGTGTTGCGCAAGGCTGGAGGCACGGGCGCTGGGGAGGAGAAGCAGTTTTTGGAG GTCTGGGAGAAGAACCGGAAGCTCAAGAGCTTCAACCTGTCAGCGCTGGAGAAACATGGGCTGGTTTACGAGGATG ACTGCTTTGGCTGCCTGTCCTGGTCGCACTCGGAGACACATTTATTATATGTAGCAGAGAAGAAGCGCCCCAAGGCTGAGTCCTTCTTTCAGACCAAAGCCTTGGACGTCAGTGGCAGTGATGACGAGATGGCCAGGCCGAAGAAGCCAGACCAGGCCATTAAG GGggatcagtttttattttacgAAGATTGGGGAGAAAACTTGGTTTCCAAAAGCACTCCTGTACTCTGTGTGCTGGATGTCGAGAGCGGCAACATCTCTGTGCTTGAGGGCGTCCCTGAGAGTGTGTCCCCTGGACAG GCGTTCTGGGCCCCTGGAGACACGGGGGTTGTGTTCGTGGGCTGGTGGCATGAGCCCTTCCGGCTGGGCATCCGCTTCTGCACCAATCGAAG GTCAGCGCTGTACTATGTGGACCTCATCGGGGGGAAGTGTG AGCTCCTCTCGGATGACTCTCTGGCTGTCTCTTCTCCCCGGCTGAGCCCAGACCAATGTCGCATCGTCTACCTGAGGTTCCCATCTCTGGTCCCCCATCAGCAGTGTGGCCAGTTGTGCCTg TATGACTGGTATACCAGGGTCACCTCAGTGGTGGTGGATGTCGTGCCTCGACAGCTGGGAG AGAACTTCTCTGGGATCTACTGCAGCCTTCTGCCTCTGGGATGCTGGTCAGCTGACAGCCAGAGAGTGGTTTTTGACTCACCTCAACGCAGCCGGCAG GATGTGTTTGCTGTGGACACCCAGATGCACAGTGTGACCTCTCTGACGGCTG GGGGGTCAGGTGGAAGCTGGAAGCTGCTGACAATTGACCGGGATCTCATGGTGGCACAGTTCTCCACGCCCAGCCTACCCCCATGCCTG AAAGTTGGGTTCCTGCCTCCTGCGGGGAAGGAGCAGGAGGTATCGTGGGTGTCCCTGGAGGAGGGCGAGCTCATTCCTGACATCTCCTGGAGCATCCGGGTACTACAGCCACCCCCAGAGCAAGAGCATGTGCAGTATG CTGGCCTTGACTTTGAAGCAATCCTTCTGCAGCCCAGCGACCCTCCAGATAAGACCCAGGTGCCCATGGTCGTCATGCCCCATG GGGGACCCCATTCATCCTTTGTCACTGCGTGGATGCTGCTCCCAGCCATGCTTTGCAAGATGGGCTTTGCAGTACTGCTTG TGAACTATCGCGGCTCTACGGGCTTTGGCCAGGAcagcatcctctccctccccggCAATGTGGGCCACCAGGATGTGAAGGACGTCCAG TTCGCAGTAGAGCAGGTGCTCCAGGAGGAACACTTTGACGCAGGCCGTGTGGCCCTAATGGGTGGTTCCCATGGTGGCTTCGTGTCCTGCCACCTGATTGGTCAGTACCCAGAGACCTACGGTGCCTGCGTGGTGCGGAACCCTGTGATCAACATTGCCTCCATGATGGGCTCCACTGACATCCCTGACTG GTGCGTGGTAGAGGCTGGCTTCCCCTATCGCAGCGACTGCCTGCCAGACCTCAACGTGTGGGTTGAGATGCTAAACAAGTCGCCCATCAAGTACACCCCTCAG GTGAAGACACCAGTGTTACTGATGCTAGGCCAGGAGGACCGGCGTGTGCCCTTCAAGCAGGGCATAGAGTATTACCGTGCCCTCAAGGCCCGGAACGTGCCTGTTCG GCTCCTGCTCTATCCCAAGAGCACCCATGCACTATCAGAGGTGGAGGTGGAATCAGACAGCTTCATGAATGCTGTACTCTGGCTGTGCACACACCTGGGCAGCTGA